From a region of the Elusimicrobiota bacterium genome:
- a CDS encoding response regulator, with amino-acid sequence MIVNPKGTVLVCEDDPAMVRIFQFLLHQQGIQTIFTTASGVEALQIAQREKPTLILLDLMLPDKDGLSVLREIKQIESCQFIPVIVVSGKEAQGHIRAAMDAGAIDYIIKPFEPVELGSRIKDFLDNLNTSCGDAQGNPSDGKGGSAA; translated from the coding sequence ATGATCGTGAACCCAAAAGGAACTGTTCTCGTTTGCGAAGACGATCCGGCGATGGTTCGGATCTTCCAGTTTCTGCTGCACCAGCAGGGCATTCAGACCATTTTCACCACCGCCAGCGGCGTGGAAGCCCTTCAGATCGCTCAACGCGAAAAACCAACCCTGATCTTGCTGGATTTGATGCTCCCCGACAAAGACGGGTTGAGCGTTCTTCGAGAAATCAAACAAATCGAATCCTGCCAATTCATTCCCGTCATCGTTGTTTCAGGTAAGGAAGCGCAGGGACACATTCGTGCCGCAATGGACGCCGGGGCCATTGATTACATCATCAAACCCTTTGAACCCGTGGAACTGGGAAGCCGGATTAAAGACTTTCTTGACAATTTAAACACGTCCTGCGGCGACGCGCAGGGGAACCCGTCAGACGGCAAGGGAGGGTCTGCCGCATGA
- a CDS encoding Hpt domain-containing protein gives MSEPALDMSELLDLYKEDARRMIEAMRDTCRRWNEISAGGTARQELRRMSHQLRGSGRTYGYHNVSQISKALEQIMQRLEKHTLSADDRVKRSICDKIERLALIFQD, from the coding sequence GTGTCAGAACCCGCATTGGACATGAGCGAACTTTTGGATCTCTATAAAGAGGATGCTCGGCGGATGATCGAAGCCATGCGAGACACCTGCCGCCGATGGAACGAAATTTCAGCAGGGGGGACGGCGCGGCAGGAACTGAGGCGTATGTCTCACCAGCTTCGAGGTTCCGGTCGGACCTACGGGTACCACAATGTCTCGCAGATCAGCAAGGCCTTGGAACAAATTATGCAGCGACTTGAAAAACACACGCTTTCGGCGGATGACCGTGTCAAACGATCCATCTGCGATAAAATTGAGCGTCTGGCTCTAATTTTTCAGGACTAG
- a CDS encoding response regulator: protein MKILVVEDDRSIQMVLELVLTKIAHCQVLVASDGNEGIARILEHKPDIIMLDLMLPGIDGFEICRRAKANEETRHIPVIFLTAQPQPAAVARAMALGAAGYIVKPFDPFKIVDQINEALSRVQAPLIKK, encoded by the coding sequence TCGTTCTATTCAGATGGTGCTGGAGTTGGTGCTGACGAAAATAGCCCACTGCCAGGTTCTGGTGGCTTCTGACGGGAACGAAGGGATCGCGCGCATCCTGGAACACAAACCCGACATTATCATGTTGGATTTAATGTTGCCGGGCATCGACGGTTTCGAGATTTGCAGACGGGCCAAAGCCAACGAAGAAACTCGCCATATCCCTGTTATCTTTTTAACCGCACAACCCCAACCCGCGGCGGTGGCCCGCGCGATGGCCCTGGGAGCGGCCGGTTATATCGTGAAACCATTTGACCCGTTTAAAATTGTCGATCAAATTAATGAAGCGCTTTCGCGGGTTCAGGCCCCGTTAATTAAAAAATGA